Proteins co-encoded in one Klebsiella michiganensis genomic window:
- a CDS encoding multidrug resistance protein MdtH (Confers resistance to norfloxacin and enoxacin): MSRVAQARSLGKYFLLLDNMLVVLGFFVVFPLISIRFVDQLGWAALMVGIALGLRQFIQQGLGVFGGAIADRLGAKPMIVTGMLLRAAGFATMGIATEPWMLWLSCLLSAIGGTLFDPPRSALVVKLVRPQHRGRFFSILMMQDSAGAVIGALLGSWLLQYDFRLVCAVGAVMFVLCAALNAWLLPAYKLSTIRTPMREGMGRVFRDKRFITYVLTLTGYYMLAVQVMLMLPLMVNDIAGTASAVKWMYAIEAALSLTLLYPIARWSERRFRLEQRLMAGLVLMTVSLMPIGLASNLQQLFALICTFYIGSIIAEPARETLSASLADARARGSYMGFSRLGLSLGGALGYTGGGWLFDAGKALQQPELPWVMLGIIGCITLAALWWQFSLKPVEPTMLEPGGQG; the protein is encoded by the coding sequence ATGTCGCGGGTGGCGCAGGCAAGGAGCCTGGGTAAATATTTCCTGCTGCTTGATAACATGTTAGTGGTATTGGGCTTTTTCGTTGTCTTCCCTTTGATTTCCATCCGCTTCGTTGACCAGTTGGGCTGGGCCGCTTTAATGGTCGGGATTGCCCTGGGGCTGCGTCAATTCATCCAGCAGGGACTGGGCGTCTTTGGTGGCGCAATTGCCGACAGGCTGGGGGCAAAACCGATGATCGTCACCGGGATGCTGCTGCGTGCCGCCGGGTTTGCCACCATGGGTATCGCGACTGAGCCCTGGATGCTGTGGCTTTCCTGCCTGCTCTCCGCCATTGGCGGGACGCTGTTTGACCCACCTCGCTCGGCGCTGGTTGTCAAACTGGTTCGCCCTCAGCACCGGGGACGTTTCTTCTCAATCCTGATGATGCAGGACAGCGCTGGCGCGGTTATCGGCGCCCTGTTGGGTAGCTGGCTGTTACAGTATGACTTCCGCCTGGTGTGCGCCGTCGGGGCCGTGATGTTTGTCCTGTGTGCGGCGCTTAACGCCTGGCTGCTGCCGGCCTATAAGCTTTCAACTATTCGCACCCCGATGCGCGAAGGCATGGGCCGCGTGTTCCGCGATAAACGTTTTATTACCTATGTCCTGACGCTCACCGGCTATTACATGCTGGCGGTGCAGGTCATGCTGATGCTACCGCTAATGGTCAACGACATCGCCGGTACCGCGTCGGCGGTAAAATGGATGTATGCCATTGAAGCCGCGCTTTCGCTGACGTTGCTCTACCCTATCGCCCGCTGGAGTGAAAGACGCTTCCGCCTGGAGCAACGCTTAATGGCCGGCCTTGTGCTGATGACTGTGAGCCTGATGCCTATTGGCCTGGCGTCCAATTTACAGCAGCTTTTCGCCCTGATTTGTACCTTCTACATCGGCTCAATCATCGCTGAGCCCGCCCGGGAAACGCTCAGCGCTTCGCTGGCGGATGCTCGCGCTCGCGGTAGTTACATGGGGTTCAGCCGTTTAGGCCTGTCGCTGGGCGGCGCGCTCGGCTATACCGGCGGAGGCTGGCTGTTTGACGCGGGAAAAGCCCTGCAGCAACCGGAATTACCCTGGGTTATGCTCGGTATTATCGGCTGTATCACCCTTGCCGCCCTGTGGTGGCAGTTTAGCCTTAAACCCGTGGAGCCAACGATGCTTGAGCCCGGTGGTCAGGGATAA
- a CDS encoding cytochrome B561, with protein MQWRNSSERYGHFSVLLHWLVAATVYGMFALGLWMVTLGYYDIWYHKAPEIHKSIGILLMSVLVIRILWRFISPPPPPLKSYSRLTRISALIAHILLYVLLFGILLSGYLISTADGKPISVFGWFDVPATLTDFGVQADFAGTIHLWLAWTVVIVSLLHALAALKHHFLDKDDTLKRMLGKAPR; from the coding sequence ATGCAATGGCGAAACTCATCCGAACGCTATGGACATTTTTCGGTTCTGCTCCACTGGCTGGTCGCCGCCACGGTTTACGGCATGTTTGCGCTCGGACTGTGGATGGTCACGCTAGGCTATTACGACATCTGGTATCATAAAGCCCCTGAGATACATAAAAGCATCGGCATATTGTTAATGTCCGTTCTGGTTATCCGTATCCTCTGGCGTTTTATTTCCCCTCCGCCGCCACCGTTAAAAAGCTATTCACGCCTGACGCGCATCAGTGCACTTATCGCACATATTTTGCTGTATGTATTATTGTTCGGCATTTTGCTGAGCGGGTATCTGATTTCAACGGCTGACGGAAAACCTATTAGCGTATTTGGCTGGTTTGATGTGCCTGCCACTCTGACGGATTTCGGGGTCCAGGCCGACTTTGCCGGGACAATTCATCTCTGGCTGGCGTGGACAGTGGTAATAGTTTCCCTGCTACACGCCCTCGCAGCCCTGAAGCACCATTTTTTGGATAAAGATGACACCCTCAAACGCATGCTGGGGAAAGCCCCCCGTTAA
- a CDS encoding cold-shock protein: MRGIITTWFEDKGFGFIKDENGENRYFHVIKVANPELIKKDASVTFEPGTNNKGLSAFAVKVEPESKHLFIAGERLKITSIKSFVVYSEEEPADSKIDKENAVLSVGLLMNSIRPKVEKKEGEMRTVKKLAVTTFQGTTHLFSEDEIDIDATVKVLNSLK, encoded by the coding sequence ATGAGAGGAATAATCACAACCTGGTTCGAAGACAAGGGCTTCGGATTTATCAAAGATGAAAACGGCGAAAACCGTTATTTCCATGTGATTAAAGTCGCCAACCCGGAGCTTATTAAGAAGGACGCGTCGGTGACCTTCGAGCCGGGTACCAACAATAAAGGGCTGTCGGCGTTTGCCGTGAAAGTGGAGCCCGAGAGCAAGCATCTGTTTATTGCGGGCGAGCGGCTTAAAATCACCTCGATCAAGTCTTTCGTGGTCTACAGCGAAGAAGAACCCGCGGACAGCAAGATCGATAAAGAAAATGCGGTGCTCTCAGTGGGCCTGCTGATGAACAGTATTCGCCCGAAGGTCGAGAAAAAAGAGGGTGAAATGCGGACGGTGAAAAAACTGGCGGTGACGACGTTCCAGGGCACCACTCATCTCTTTTCAGAAGATGAGATTGACATCGACGCTACGGTAAAAGTGTTGAATTCACTGAAATAA
- the flgA gene encoding flagellar basal body P-ring biosynthesis protein FlgA (required for the assembly of the flagellar basal body P-ring) has protein sequence MRSLKILSGIASLLVSQLALASALDGPLTEYFQQRLAGISNDVSVKVKTPEAQLPACPQPEFSTPGNAKLWGNVSVMARCGSDKRFIQVQVMATGQYVVASRPIARGARIEANSVQLTQGRLDQLPPRTMLDIGQATDAVSLRDIAPGQPVIQSMVRQAWRVKAGQQVQVIASGEGFSVNGEGKALNNAAVAQNARVRMSSGQVVSGTVDADGNILINL, from the coding sequence ATGAGAAGCCTGAAAATCTTGAGCGGCATAGCCAGTTTACTGGTCAGTCAGTTGGCCCTGGCGAGCGCACTCGATGGGCCGCTGACTGAGTATTTCCAACAGCGGCTGGCGGGAATTAGCAATGACGTCAGCGTCAAGGTGAAAACGCCGGAGGCTCAGCTTCCCGCCTGCCCTCAGCCAGAATTCTCAACGCCCGGAAATGCCAAACTGTGGGGCAACGTCAGCGTCATGGCCCGCTGCGGCAGCGACAAACGTTTTATCCAGGTTCAGGTGATGGCCACGGGTCAGTATGTGGTTGCCAGTCGCCCTATCGCCCGCGGCGCAAGGATCGAGGCAAATAGCGTGCAGTTAACACAGGGGCGTCTTGACCAACTGCCGCCACGCACTATGCTGGATATCGGCCAGGCGACAGATGCCGTTTCGCTCCGGGATATTGCCCCCGGGCAGCCGGTTATTCAGTCAATGGTGCGCCAGGCATGGCGGGTGAAGGCCGGTCAGCAGGTTCAGGTGATTGCTTCCGGCGAAGGCTTTAGCGTTAACGGCGAAGGCAAGGCGCTGAATAACGCTGCGGTCGCGCAAAATGCCCGCGTTCGGATGTCCTCAGGACAGGTGGTCAGCGGGACAGTGGATGCTGATGGGAATATTCTGATTAATCTATAA
- a CDS encoding virulence factor MviM, with translation MTKLRIGVVGLGGIAQKAWLPVLGASGDWSLVGAFSPTKAKALPVCETWRIPYVDSLSNLAAQCDAVFVHSATSAHYAVVNELLNAGVSVCVDKPLAENLADAERLVELAGRKKRTLMVGFNRRFAPRYQQLKAKLSAGASLRMDKHRSDSVGPGDLRFTLLDDYLHVVDTALWLGGGSAQLQSGTLQTNESGQMLYAEHHFSQGSLSVTTSMHRRAGSQREWVQAVTDGGLYEVTDMRQWREECGAGVVEQPIPGWQTTLEQRGFTGCARHFIDCVANQTAPETSGEQALVAQRVVEKLWREAISE, from the coding sequence ATGACTAAATTACGTATCGGTGTCGTGGGGCTGGGCGGTATCGCGCAGAAAGCCTGGTTGCCAGTGCTCGGTGCATCCGGCGACTGGTCGCTGGTGGGGGCATTTTCACCAACCAAAGCTAAAGCATTACCGGTGTGTGAAACCTGGCGCATTCCGTATGTCGATTCCCTGAGCAATCTCGCGGCGCAGTGCGACGCCGTCTTTGTCCATAGCGCTACCAGTGCCCACTACGCGGTGGTGAATGAGCTGCTCAATGCGGGCGTTAGCGTCTGCGTGGATAAACCCCTGGCTGAAAACCTGGCCGACGCCGAAAGGCTGGTGGAGCTTGCCGGGCGCAAAAAACGCACCCTGATGGTGGGCTTTAATCGCCGTTTTGCCCCGCGCTATCAGCAGCTAAAGGCAAAGCTCTCTGCCGGGGCATCTTTGCGCATGGATAAACATCGCAGCGACAGCGTTGGCCCTGGAGACCTGCGCTTCACGCTGCTCGATGACTATCTTCACGTCGTGGATACCGCACTCTGGCTTGGAGGCGGCTCCGCCCAACTGCAAAGCGGGACGTTGCAAACCAACGAGTCGGGGCAAATGCTGTACGCCGAACACCATTTCAGTCAGGGAAGTCTGAGCGTGACCACCAGTATGCATCGCCGCGCCGGAAGCCAGCGTGAGTGGGTGCAGGCGGTGACTGACGGCGGGCTGTATGAAGTGACCGACATGCGTCAGTGGCGGGAAGAGTGCGGGGCTGGCGTGGTAGAGCAGCCGATTCCGGGCTGGCAAACCACCCTGGAACAGCGCGGCTTTACGGGGTGTGCGCGGCACTTTATCGACTGTGTGGCAAACCAGACTGCGCCTGAAACGTCCGGCGAGCAGGCTCTGGTGGCGCAGCGTGTCGTGGAGAAGCTCTGGCGCGAGGCAATTAGCGAATAA
- a CDS encoding damage-inducible protein I, with protein MRIEVTIAKTTPLPPGAIDALASELSRRINQHFPDTSSEVQVRYASGNNLSVLGGAKEDKTRISEILQETWESADDWFSAD; from the coding sequence ATGCGTATTGAAGTGACTATAGCCAAAACCACACCGTTGCCACCCGGGGCTATCGACGCCCTTGCCAGTGAGCTTTCCCGCCGTATCAATCAACATTTTCCCGACACCAGCAGTGAGGTGCAGGTACGTTATGCATCCGGCAACAATCTTTCCGTGCTGGGCGGCGCCAAAGAAGACAAAACGCGAATCAGCGAGATACTCCAGGAGACCTGGGAAAGCGCTGACGATTGGTTCTCTGCCGACTAA
- a CDS encoding Negative regulator of flagellin synthesis has protein sequence MSIDRTSPLKPVSTVQPRETSDPQTLKSRLEKSTTANSTSVKLSDAQAKLMQPGTGDINMERVEALKTAIRNGDLKMDTGKIADALLQEAQSYLSSK, from the coding sequence ATGAGCATTGATCGCACGTCGCCACTGAAACCGGTAAGCACCGTACAACCGCGTGAAACCAGCGATCCACAGACGCTGAAAAGCCGTCTTGAGAAATCCACAACCGCCAACAGCACCAGCGTTAAGTTGAGCGATGCCCAGGCTAAACTGATGCAGCCCGGCACCGGCGATATCAACATGGAACGCGTTGAAGCGCTGAAGACGGCTATTCGTAACGGTGACCTGAAGATGGATACCGGCAAAATCGCCGATGCACTGCTCCAGGAAGCCCAAAGCTATTTGTCGAGTAAATAA
- a CDS encoding flagellar biosynthesis protein FlgN (export chaperone for FlgK and FlgL) produces MSRLLEVLDQMTAVLNSLKEVMDAEQLQLSAGQINSNALQRITEDKSSLLATLDYLEQQRRVEQNAGGVTSLDVSQRWQTITQKTLHLRDINQHNGWLLEDQMARNEQAIAVLKPHQAPDFYGADGQATSQGNRGGKKITI; encoded by the coding sequence GTGAGTCGTCTGTTAGAAGTGCTGGACCAAATGACCGCAGTGCTGAATTCACTGAAAGAGGTGATGGACGCTGAACAGCTGCAGCTTTCCGCAGGCCAGATAAACAGCAATGCGCTGCAACGTATAACTGAAGATAAAAGCTCGTTGCTGGCTACGCTGGATTACCTGGAACAGCAGCGTCGCGTAGAGCAAAATGCCGGGGGGGTAACCAGCCTGGACGTTAGCCAGCGGTGGCAGACGATTACGCAAAAAACCCTGCATTTGCGGGACATTAATCAGCATAACGGCTGGTTACTGGAAGACCAGATGGCCCGCAATGAGCAGGCGATCGCGGTGTTAAAACCGCATCAGGCACCCGACTTCTATGGCGCCGACGGGCAGGCAACGTCGCAGGGTAACCGCGGCGGTAAAAAAATCACTATCTGA
- a CDS encoding membrane protein yields the protein MNLLKSLAAVSSMTMFSRVLGFARDAIVARVFGAGMATDAFFVAFKLPNLLRRIFAEGAFSQAFVPILAEYKSKQGEDATRVFISYVSGLLTLALALVTVLGMLAAPWVILVTAPGFADTADKFALTSSLLRITFPYILLISLASLVGAILNTWNRFSVPAFAPTFLNLSMIGFALFAAPHFNPPILALAWAVTVGGVLQLAYQLPHLKKIGMLVLPRISFKDAGAMRVIKQMGPAILGVSVSQISLIINTIFASFLVSGSVSWMYYADRLMEFPSGVLGVALGTILLPSLAKSFATGNHDEYSRLMDWGLRLCFLLALPSAVALGILAKPLTVSLFQYGKFSAFDALMTQRALVAYSVGLMGLIVVKVLAPGFYSRQDIKTPVKIAIVTLILTQLMNLAFIGPLKHAGLSLSIGLGACINASLLYWQLRKQDIFKPQAGWAAFLLRLVVAVLVMSAVLIGIMYVMPAWDLGNMPYRLLRLMVVVVAGVVAYFATLLLLGFRLKDFARRTI from the coding sequence ATGAACCTATTAAAATCGCTGGCGGCCGTCAGCTCGATGACCATGTTTTCACGCGTGCTTGGCTTCGCGCGCGACGCCATTGTGGCAAGGGTATTTGGGGCAGGGATGGCGACAGATGCCTTCTTTGTCGCGTTTAAGTTGCCGAATTTGCTGCGCCGAATCTTTGCCGAAGGCGCGTTCTCCCAGGCGTTTGTGCCGATTCTGGCCGAATACAAAAGTAAGCAAGGCGAAGATGCAACGCGCGTCTTTATCTCGTACGTGTCCGGGCTGTTAACCCTCGCACTGGCGCTGGTCACCGTGCTCGGGATGCTCGCTGCCCCGTGGGTTATTCTGGTTACGGCACCGGGTTTTGCCGACACGGCGGATAAATTTGCGCTGACCTCAAGCCTGCTACGCATCACCTTCCCATACATCTTACTGATTTCGCTGGCGTCGCTGGTGGGCGCGATTTTAAATACCTGGAACCGCTTTTCTGTTCCGGCGTTCGCCCCGACGTTCCTTAACCTCAGCATGATTGGCTTTGCGCTGTTTGCCGCCCCGCACTTTAATCCGCCGATTCTGGCTCTGGCCTGGGCGGTGACGGTAGGGGGCGTGTTACAGCTGGCCTACCAGCTGCCGCACCTGAAGAAAATTGGCATGCTGGTGCTGCCGCGTATCAGCTTTAAGGATGCGGGGGCAATGCGGGTTATCAAGCAGATGGGCCCGGCGATCCTCGGCGTTTCCGTCAGCCAGATTTCATTGATCATCAACACCATATTTGCTTCGTTCCTGGTGTCCGGTTCGGTTTCCTGGATGTATTATGCTGACCGCCTGATGGAGTTTCCGTCCGGCGTTTTAGGCGTGGCACTCGGCACCATCTTGCTGCCGTCGCTGGCGAAGAGTTTTGCCACCGGCAATCATGATGAGTATTCCCGGCTGATGGACTGGGGGCTGCGTCTCTGCTTCCTGTTGGCGCTCCCAAGCGCGGTGGCGCTGGGGATTCTGGCCAAACCGCTGACCGTCTCTTTGTTCCAGTACGGTAAATTCTCCGCTTTTGATGCCCTGATGACCCAGAGGGCGTTGGTGGCGTATTCAGTCGGCCTGATGGGGCTTATCGTCGTCAAGGTTCTGGCACCAGGTTTCTACTCCCGGCAGGACATTAAAACGCCGGTTAAAATAGCCATCGTGACGCTGATTTTGACCCAGCTAATGAACCTCGCGTTTATCGGCCCGCTGAAACATGCCGGGCTTTCCCTGTCGATTGGTCTGGGAGCCTGTATTAACGCCTCGCTATTGTACTGGCAGCTGCGTAAGCAGGACATCTTCAAGCCGCAGGCGGGCTGGGCCGCGTTTCTGCTTCGTCTGGTAGTGGCCGTGCTGGTCATGTCCGCGGTACTGATCGGGATAATGTACGTTATGCCGGCGTGGGATCTGGGCAATATGCCTTATCGACTGCTGCGTTTGATGGTGGTCGTGGTGGCAGGTGTCGTCGCTTATTTTGCGACACTGCTGCTGTTGGGGTTCAGGCTGAAAGATTTCGCCCGCCGCACGATTTGA
- a CDS encoding ribosomal-protein-alanine acetyltransferase — protein MFGYRSNAPKVRLVTDRLVVRLVHERDAWRMADYYTENRQFLKPWEPIRDESYCYPSGWQARLGMISEMHKQGSAYYFALLDPEEKEVIGVANFSNVVRGSFHACYLGYSIAEKWQGQGLMYEALTSAIRYMQRSQNVHRIMANYMPHNQRSGDLLARLGFEKEGYAKDYLLIDGVWRDHVLTALVNQDWTPGRGV, from the coding sequence ATGTTTGGCTACCGCAGTAACGCCCCAAAAGTTCGCCTGGTGACTGACCGACTGGTGGTGCGTCTGGTCCATGAGCGAGACGCCTGGCGTATGGCAGATTACTACACCGAGAATCGCCAATTTCTGAAACCCTGGGAACCCATTCGGGATGAGAGCTACTGCTATCCTTCGGGCTGGCAGGCCAGGCTGGGCATGATAAGTGAAATGCACAAGCAGGGCAGTGCGTACTACTTTGCGCTGCTCGACCCGGAAGAAAAAGAGGTCATCGGCGTCGCTAACTTTTCCAACGTCGTGCGCGGTTCGTTCCATGCCTGCTACCTCGGTTATTCCATCGCTGAAAAGTGGCAGGGGCAGGGGTTGATGTATGAGGCGCTGACCAGCGCAATTCGCTATATGCAGCGTAGCCAGAATGTCCATCGTATTATGGCCAACTATATGCCGCATAATCAGCGCAGCGGCGATTTGCTGGCGCGTTTGGGCTTCGAAAAAGAAGGTTACGCAAAGGATTATTTGCTGATTGACGGAGTATGGCGAGATCACGTTCTCACCGCGCTGGTTAATCAAGACTGGACCCCAGGTCGTGGAGTTTAA
- the bssS gene encoding biofilm formation regulatory protein BssS (BssS; regulator of biofilm through signal secretion; disruption of this gene in Escherichia coli led to effects on biofilm formation, alteration in expression of a number of genes and mutations in bssS led to defects in indole transport and autoinducer-2 uptake and processing) yields MEKNSDVIQTHPLVGWDISTVDSYDAMMLRLHYLTSNNQKHDETEIGQTLWLTTDVARQFISILEAGIAKIESSDYQESDYRKH; encoded by the coding sequence ATGGAAAAAAATAGTGATGTTATTCAGACTCATCCCCTCGTCGGATGGGACATCAGCACCGTCGACAGCTACGACGCCATGATGCTGCGCCTGCATTACCTGACATCCAATAATCAGAAGCACGATGAAACCGAGATAGGCCAGACGCTCTGGCTGACCACCGATGTCGCCCGGCAATTTATTTCCATCCTTGAGGCCGGGATAGCCAAAATTGAATCCAGTGATTACCAGGAAAGCGATTATCGCAAGCATTGA
- a CDS encoding dihydroorotase, with protein MTALPQVLKIRRPDDWHIHLRDGEMLKTVVPYTSQTYGRAIVMPNLVPPVTSVDAAIAYRQRILDAVPAGQKFEPLMTCYLTDTLDPNEIERGFNAGVFTAAKLYPANATTNSAHGVTSTAAILPVLERMQKIGMPLLVHGEVTHADIDIFDREARFIETVMEPLRRQLPELKVVFEHITTKDAAQYVKEGNSLIGATITPQHLMFNRNHMLVGGIRPHLYCLPILKRSVHQEALRELVASGCERVFLGTDSAPHARHRKEASCGCAGCFNAPSALGAYATVFEEMNALQHFEAFTSLNGPRFYGLPVNEEHIELVRVAEKMPELIEAGDDSIVPFLAGEEVVWSVKG; from the coding sequence ATGACCGCATTACCTCAGGTATTAAAAATCCGCCGCCCAGATGACTGGCATATTCACCTTCGTGACGGTGAGATGCTGAAAACCGTGGTGCCATACACCAGCCAGACCTATGGCCGTGCGATTGTCATGCCCAATCTTGTGCCTCCTGTCACCAGCGTGGACGCCGCTATCGCTTATCGCCAGCGTATTCTTGATGCGGTCCCGGCCGGGCAAAAGTTCGAACCACTGATGACCTGCTACCTGACCGACACTCTTGATCCCAACGAAATAGAGCGCGGTTTCAATGCAGGGGTATTTACCGCCGCCAAGCTTTACCCCGCCAATGCGACGACCAACTCCGCTCACGGCGTGACCAGCACCGCGGCGATCCTGCCAGTGCTTGAACGTATGCAGAAAATTGGCATGCCGCTGCTGGTGCACGGCGAAGTCACCCATGCTGACATCGATATTTTCGATCGCGAAGCACGCTTCATTGAAACCGTCATGGAGCCTCTGCGCCGCCAGTTGCCTGAGCTGAAAGTGGTGTTTGAACATATCACCACCAAAGATGCCGCCCAGTATGTGAAAGAAGGCAACTCGCTGATTGGCGCGACCATCACGCCTCAGCACCTGATGTTTAACCGCAACCACATGCTGGTGGGCGGGATTCGTCCGCATCTTTACTGCCTGCCCATCCTGAAACGCAGCGTCCACCAGGAGGCACTGCGCGAACTGGTGGCCAGCGGCTGTGAGCGCGTGTTCCTTGGTACCGACTCTGCGCCACACGCCCGTCATCGCAAAGAAGCCAGCTGCGGCTGCGCCGGGTGCTTCAACGCGCCGTCCGCGCTGGGTGCCTATGCAACGGTATTTGAAGAGATGAATGCGCTGCAGCATTTTGAAGCTTTCACGTCACTGAACGGCCCGCGCTTCTACGGCCTGCCGGTCAATGAAGAGCACATCGAGCTGGTTCGTGTGGCAGAGAAAATGCCAGAGCTGATTGAAGCCGGTGACGACAGCATCGTGCCGTTCCTGGCGGGTGAAGAAGTCGTCTGGTCGGTTAAAGGCTAA
- a CDS encoding lipoprotein: protein MKKIVFAAALMLSGLLSGCNQLTQYSVSEQEINQSLEKHNNFSKDIGLPGVAEAHVVLTHLVSQIGREEPNKITLTGDANLDMTSLFGNQKAILKLKLKALPVFNKEQGAIYLQEMEVVDAQVEPQKMQTVLQTMIPYLNQSLRSYFNQQPAYILSEDHSTGESLAKKYAKGIEVKPGEIIIPLTE from the coding sequence ATGAAGAAGATTGTTTTTGCCGCAGCATTGATGCTCAGCGGCCTGCTCTCAGGATGCAACCAGTTAACGCAGTACAGCGTGAGCGAACAGGAGATTAACCAGTCGCTGGAAAAACACAATAACTTCTCGAAGGACATTGGCCTGCCCGGCGTGGCCGAAGCCCATGTGGTGTTAACCCATTTAGTCAGCCAGATTGGACGGGAAGAGCCGAATAAAATTACGCTGACTGGCGATGCCAATCTCGACATGACGTCACTGTTTGGTAACCAGAAAGCTATCCTGAAGCTCAAACTGAAAGCGCTGCCGGTGTTTAATAAAGAGCAAGGCGCCATCTACCTGCAGGAAATGGAGGTGGTGGACGCTCAGGTCGAACCGCAAAAAATGCAGACCGTACTGCAAACTATGATCCCCTACCTTAACCAGTCCCTGCGCAGCTACTTCAATCAGCAGCCTGCTTACATCCTGAGCGAGGACCACAGCACAGGTGAGTCGCTGGCGAAGAAATATGCCAAAGGCATTGAAGTTAAGCCGGGAGAAATCATCATTCCCCTAACGGAATAG
- the solA gene encoding N-methyltryptophan oxidase (catalyzes the demethylation of N-methyl-L-tryptophan forming L-tryptophan and formaldehyde; FAD-binding; can also catalyze the demethylation of other N-methyl amino acids) gives MNYDLIIVGSGSVGAAAGCYATHSGLKVLMIDSGHPPHDQGSHHGDTRLMRHAYGEGEKYVPLVLRAQKLWDALAEASGEKLFHRTGVINLGPADSPFIRNVASSAEKFSLPVETLDAAAITARWPEIAVPENYVGLFETDSGVLRSELAIETYINLAKQGGCAQLFNCKVTAIRHGDDGVTVVTEEGEYHGSKLLVSAGTWVTKLLPDLPVTSVRKIFAWHQADGRYSENNKFPAFTAETPNGDQYYGFPAEDNELKLGKHNGGQVIDSPEQRKPFGAVASDGSEVFPFLREFLPGIGCCLHGKACTYDNSPDEDFIIDTLPGHDNTLIITGLSGHGFKFASVLGEIACQFALGQKPAFDLSPFVLSRFKTA, from the coding sequence ATGAACTACGACCTCATCATTGTCGGCAGCGGCTCCGTCGGTGCCGCCGCAGGCTGCTATGCAACACACTCGGGCCTGAAGGTACTGATGATCGACAGCGGCCACCCGCCTCACGACCAGGGCAGCCACCACGGCGATACCCGCCTGATGCGCCATGCCTATGGCGAAGGTGAAAAATATGTTCCGCTGGTCTTGCGCGCGCAAAAGCTGTGGGATGCCCTAGCCGAGGCCAGCGGCGAGAAGCTCTTCCATCGCACCGGGGTCATTAACCTGGGGCCGGCTGATTCTCCGTTTATTCGCAATGTCGCCTCCAGCGCAGAGAAATTTTCCCTGCCGGTTGAAACGCTGGACGCCGCCGCCATTACCGCCCGCTGGCCGGAGATTGCGGTGCCTGAAAACTACGTAGGCCTGTTTGAGACGGACTCCGGGGTATTGAGAAGTGAGCTCGCCATCGAGACCTACATCAACCTTGCTAAACAGGGTGGCTGCGCCCAGCTTTTTAACTGCAAGGTGACGGCAATCCGCCACGGCGACGACGGCGTGACGGTCGTGACCGAAGAAGGTGAATATCACGGGAGTAAGCTGCTGGTCAGCGCGGGTACCTGGGTCACCAAACTGCTGCCTGACCTGCCGGTCACGTCGGTACGCAAAATCTTTGCCTGGCACCAGGCCGATGGCCGCTACAGCGAGAACAACAAATTCCCGGCGTTTACCGCAGAAACACCCAACGGCGATCAGTATTACGGTTTCCCGGCGGAAGACAACGAACTGAAACTGGGCAAGCACAACGGCGGGCAGGTGATTGACTCGCCCGAGCAGCGCAAACCCTTTGGCGCCGTCGCCAGCGATGGGTCTGAAGTCTTTCCTTTCCTGCGCGAATTTTTACCCGGCATCGGCTGTTGCCTGCACGGCAAAGCCTGTACCTATGACAATTCACCGGATGAAGACTTCATCATTGATACCCTCCCCGGCCACGACAACACCCTGATCATCACGGGGCTGAGCGGGCACGGGTTTAAATTCGCCTCCGTTTTAGGCGAAATCGCCTGCCAGTTTGCGCTGGGTCAAAAACCCGCCTTTGATTTATCTCCATTCGTACTTTCTCGCTTCAAAACGGCGTAG